TTATACCTATTTTTCTCTTAGATTCCCCTAAATGGAAAGCAAACTCAAGTCAACATAGAAATAGGAAATACTATTTTGTTAGCTATGGGTCACCTGAAATGcaagaaaaataaggaaagggAGTTTATCTGAAATCCTTCCAGAGAAAAGGTAGTTAACAATGGTGGAGAAATCGTAATCTGATGTTTAGTTTACAATACCTACAACTATCAAGAAGCCTAGTTGTGTAATTCAGTAGGAAAGACTAGCTAGGAGTAGTACTAAGTAGTACTATATTTGCTTCCAGGCGTTGGTACTCTAAATTAGATAAAAATTATACTCTCTAAGGATTTTAGTAGTTAGAATTCACAGGCTAGGTAAtttactgaaaagagaaaattgagAAGAACAGAAGAGATCCATACCATACACTGCACAGAGTTTGAGTGGAAATGGCTTCTTATTATCAAGGCACTTGATGTCTCCTTTGgttaaaaattcatttaaaaagtggagttcacatttttctgtttctgtgcACACTTGTTGTTGTTCCAAATTTCTTCAGCGTTTGTATCTCTAGGACCCTTTTTAATCCATCAGAAACCTGTATGGATACCCACGTAGTTTAAATCGAAGCAGAGAGAGCAGCCAGCTGAAGAATATTACAACTAGACAGATACCAATCAGACACACCATCTTCCTCTTTACAACGTTCATTCTAGATGTGGCAGCTTTATCTAACAGCACCATTCCCAGGAAAACGCACATATTAAACAGGGCAATGATACATGTCTCTGCTACAAACTGAGAGTAACTCGCCCTGTGGATATAATGCATATGTCCCGTGCGAGGGTCCCTTTGAGCAAATGATGCTCCTTTTATATGAGCCCACATTTGACCAGATGTCATCACAGTTACAAAAGACAAACCTAATACTGCCCACaaagttttgttaaaaataaactcGCTCTTCAGTAAAGACACCAGTCCGCCAGTGAGCGCCAAAATCGTCCCCAACGTGAAGAGACCACCATCATTTGTAGGCTGGCTGATTCTGATGTTGACGTTTgttctctcacctacccacttagCCATTTGCTCAGCTATGATACCCCTTCCTTCCAAATGATAAATATCATCTGATGTAAATTCCCTTTTCGCAGAAAAGTGGAGGAAATTTGGAACTGACACCACTTGGATCGTTCGAAAGACTTCAGGGCTTTGATCATAATCCACCATAGCAAAAAATATCCTGTTGGTGAATTTACTGGAATGTTGCCAGGAATTTGCCAAGATATGAAATTCTTCAGCAGCATGTTTGCACATCACACACTGTCTTAACTCGTGGAGAGCAGTAAACATCACAATCATAGAGTAGTTTCTTGGTGGTTCTAGTACAAAATGATAGAACATGGTGTCATTCATTCTTATCACTCTGTTTTTCTTGGTCCAATCCATCAGCTGGCTGACCTTTTCTGCTAACACCTTCTTCCCTTGGGCAGGATCTGAGGGAGCCCCGTGAGCCATGAGCAGCAGGGCCACCACCACAGTCAGAGGTATATGCCAAAGCCACCACAGCACTGCCATATTTTTTTACGTCTTTCTgttataaaatttgttttaagcATATAAACCAAAATGTGATAATTTCTTACAGCAATTAATTGATTCAAGACCTTTTTATCTGTCTTCTTGAATCCCGGTAAACATGATATTAGCAGCTATATCACAACCTCTTGTGGTTATGTCTCGTGTACCAAACATATATTCAAAAATACCagatcaaaccagttgccatggagccaattctgactcatagtgaccccatgtgtgtcggaatagaactgtgctcaatagggttttcagtggctgaaagtAAGAGTGCGAGGGCTTTCTTCCCAGCTGCcattggatggatttgaactaccaaacacataactgtttgtgctacctagGGACTAAACCATATTTagagtttataaaatatttcatgggAAGAAAATGTTCTGGGATCAAGGATGTTTGAGAAATATTGTTCTAGCTTCCGTCTTTTGGCTGAGCTCTAGGCTAGCATTTCTGCCTGCTGTGCACCACCTGGACCTACCACAAGCACCTCAAATGTCTCAAAAGCTGTCAAACTCATCCTCCTCTTCCCCACCAAGCCTTTGGTTCtgttcctttcttccctctgttAAGGATCATACCATCCTACCAATCCCTGGGGTTTTAAAACTGAGGGACTCTTTTTGgactcctctttttctctcatcCATCAAACCTAAGTTTggcctctggagccagactgccttgaGTTTGGATTCACGCTTTACCACTTGTTAGTTATGTGACCCTGGGCACGTCCCTCACtgatctgtgcctcagtttcctcacctgtaaaacgaGAATAGCTAATAGAACCCACCTCATGGAATAGTTGTGCAAATCTCTCAGAACCGGGCCAGGCCCGCGCGTTGGGAGTGTCATCCTGCCTTCCGCTCTACGTCCAGCGCCACCACTGGAGGCAGTGTGGGGTGTGACTTGAGAGAATGAGGACGTGGGGATCATACACACCTGGGTTTCTATCCCCGTGTTTTAGCAGTGTACCCTTTTGTTATCTGAAAAATAAGGATAATGCCTTCCTCGCCTATTAGCTATGAAAATTAAATGTTAACATATTTCCAATACCTagaactatagggtcgctatgagtcggaatggactggacggcaacgggtttggttttggtagcacAGTGTATTGGGCGATAAGGCAcggttgaattttctttttttccaaagaaatagGTGAATTTTGAGCAACCCTTCTAATACCCCAGTGACGTTCCCCAGGCTTGTACCCTCTACAAACACAATTATCGTTCCTTCTGTGTTTTCAAGCAgatggattgaattgtcaagTACAGGGTCAAAGGAGTATGTGTAAATAATATTAAACACATATACATTTCTTGAAGGATACCAGCTGGGGAGCCAAGCCGTAGCGggaaattttgattttttctatGTGCTTCTGGTATTTTATCAGGTCGAGGCATGACTTTTCGCCAAAGTAAAAATGTTTAATGGTTAAATAAAATCAGTGCGCTACCCTTCCTCCTTACTCCTCACTCCCGCTcctgcagccccagcccccacccactCCCGCTCTCTCCGCAGCCGCGCGGCCGCCGCCACGTTCCGGCCCCGAAAGCCTTCCTTcgccgccccgccccggccccgccccgccgcgGCCCGGCCACAGGCCGCGGACGCCGGTTCCCGCTCGGGGAGAGGGGCGGTCGCCTAGCAACCAGAGGTGCTTAACAACAGAGGAGCCCAGCCAGGGGAGGCCGAAGTGCGAGCTGGGAAAGGAGGTAAGAGGACCAGGGGAGCGGGGGTGGCGGGGGGCTCACACTGAGGAcgagctccctccctccctccacccgtccctccctccccccgcctttTTCTGAGCCTGGGTGGGGTGTTCATTCAAACCAAAAACGATCATCCTGGGAGGAGCGCGTTAGGCTGGGCTCCTCCCACTGGAGGGCCCCTCACACACCTGCTCCTCCTTCCCCAAGAGAGGGCGGAGGTAGTGTGATGGACAGATGGGGAGGGGGGCAGCGGTACCCCGTCCCCGGTGCCAGATCTTATCCACCCTGCAAAACTAGTCTGTCCTTTGCCTGAGTGGAGAATAGGGTTCCTTCTCTTCTTAGATCCCCACAGGTTCTGCCCAGAGCTGGGGGAGTAGGGGGAGAAGCTCAGCAAGACTTGGTTGCTGGCAGTAGGGGTGGGAACTGAATTAAGGGCCCTTTTTCCTGCCAACCTAGCCTAAAAGTAACTCACCCTACCAGGCACTAgacaccccccaccccatccccaccccccgccaGACTCCATTATCCCTTTTCATctattccaagatctgcagggtCCTGGGGTTTGTGTCTGTGAGTGGATGGGTGAAAGGAAACCTAGCTAATGCCTCACCCAAAGCTGAGTAAAGCAAGGGCTGTTCCCAAGGTTTCCTGCAGGAAGGTGGTTTTCGAGAAAAATGGACAAGAGCACTTCCGTTAGAGGGGGATATTTTATCTATAAAAGGATCTCCTGAATGGTctgctgaagccttgtttttcctctCTCCAGCAGAAAGTGGGTGTCTTGAAACAGGCCTAGGGGTTTCTGACCCTTCTGGCCCCTGCACCATGACCACAGTTAGTGTCAAGCCGAGTCAGCGCTTCCAGCTGTCTGACTGGTACACCAATAGCTACCTGTTGTCCACCAATGCTGAGAGGCAGCGAGATGCTTCCCATCAGATCCGCCAGGAGGCCCGTGTCCTCCGCAACGAGACCAACAACCAGGTTGGGGGCTGGGGCCTAGTTGGGTGGGCTGAGGGATTGCCCCCAGTAACTGACACCCTCCTTATCTGACTCTGTCTCTTCCAGACCATTTGGGATGAACATGACAATAGGACTCGACTGGCAGAGAGGATTGATACTGTCAACCGGTGGAAGGAGATGCTGGACAAGTGTCTAACAGATTTAGATGCTGAGATCGATGCCCTGACACAGGCAGGGAGCCAGGGCTGGGTGCCAGGAGACATCGCTTCGAGGACCCCCACTCACTTACCCCTTCTGGGTCAAAGAACTCTTGATGGTCGTAATTGGTGGCATGTCCATCTGAGTCACTCACTGGCCCCTCTGCTAAAGTGGAGATGGGGGCTACTTTCCAATGCATGGCTCCACCAGTTTCCCTGTACCCTCTTTTTTCTAGATGAAGGAGTCAGCAGAGCAAAACCTGCAGGCCAAGAACCTGCCTCTGGATGTGGCAATTGAGTGCCTTACTCTGCGGGACCGTCGGCGAGACATTGATGTGGTGAATGACACTGTGGAAGATGAGCTGCACAAAGAGGTGGAGGTCATTGATGCCACCAAGAAGGCCTTGCAACAGAAGATTGACCAGGCATTCGAGCAGCTCTGGTAAGGGAGAGATGTGGCATTCAAATGTTCGCATGCACTTGGAGGACATGTGTCTTGAATGTGGAACATAGACATTGTGGAGAATGATTAACTGACTCTTGTCCTAGCTTTTGCCCTTCCTgcacccatggcagacatcactaattgATCATAGCATTGTTTCCACTACCTGGACATGGTCTCAGAATACTTCTCACAACCCTGCTCTAGGCAGCCATTATGAACTGATTGGAagcagtatgtgagatgaagcctatTTGCTACCACCCCTGAGtactttattgtgtgtgtgtgtgcgccttCGTGAATGTAGCTACATAACTGTACGCCAGTGGGTATGTGCAATCACTTGGGTGTCATTATTTTGTCATGGGAAGCTCATCCAGCTGTGTTGGTCTTTGTCCCAACGAAGCAGCAGCTTCACTGACTTCTGCTAGGAAGGGTCATCCCAGATTCCATCACTCAGTGTCCCTTAAATACAATAGGGTCTGCACCCTGGGGCCTTGGGGGATGGTTTCTGATTATGTCTGCCCCTTCCCCAGCCTCCTACAGGAAGTCCGACAGCAGCTTAACTGTGATCATCGGGGCAAAATGGAGACACTGGAGATTGACAGAGGTTGCCTCTCTCTCAACGTCAACTCTCCAAACATCTCTCTGAAGGTCAATCCTACACGCATCCCCAATGGGTAAGAAGAATGTTTCATCAGtctctcctcctcccaccaccCACTCACAGGCCATACCCTTGTGACCCCATTATTCCTTGCCACCTGCAGCTCCTCCACACTCCAGCAGTGGGATGACTTCAGTCAATTCAGCAAGAATCGAGCAGAGGCTGagatgaaagcagccatagagctGAGGGAGACCATAGCCCTAACTATTGCTGAGGTGACTGACCATTACCCACCCCTACTCCTCCACAGCTAATACGGTGGCAGGATGGCCCAAGTGTGCACTCAAGCCCTTATTCTTTGTTCCCTGTTGGCCATGTGGCACCACTTCCCCTCACTTGAACAGTATCCTCAGATGACCATGAGCTTATACTCTCCTCTTGCCCTATTTCCTGTCCTTCAGACCAATAATGAACTTGAAGCCCAGAGGGTTGCAACAGAATTTGCCTTCAGGAAGCGACTTCGGGAGAGGGAGAAAGTGTACAGTGAGCTCAGGTGGCAAGAGAAGAATGTGAGCTTTTGTGTAATCTCCCGGGGTCTGGAGTTCCTTCAGTGGGATGGGGCACCCGATACCCTGCCAAGAAGCCCTGGATTCAGTGCACCATGGTGGGTTCGGCTGGTGGAGACCCAGTCACTCTGTCCCCTGCAGACCTTGGAGGAGATTGCCGAGTTGCAGGAGGACATCCGGCACCTAGAGGAGGATCTGCGGAGAAAGTTTCTGAGCTTGAAGCTGTCACATACCCGGCTGGAGTCCAGAAGCTACCGGCCCAACGTGGAACTCTGCCGAGATCAGGTGAGAGGGTATTCCAATGggcactggcctccttgctatgCTTTGCTCAGGATCACCCTCTACTACATATTCTTGATGGGGTAAGGGTGCTGGGATGGGCAGCACCCAGGCCTATGGTGGACTTTAAACTCCCAACCTGCCCCACTGCCTCCAGGCACAGTATGGCCTCACCGACGAGGTTCACCAGTTAGAGGCAACCATCAGTGCCCTGAAGCAGAAGCTGGCACAAGCACAGTAGGTTTGAGGAGTGGGCGGGAGGGGCAGGGAGACGCCTTCCACTCATGGCTTGATGTTTTCCTTGAGTTTTAGCTCCCTGACTGAAGCCTGGTGGCTCCAGCCAAAACCTCCCAGCTTTATGTAAATTATGAATGCTTCCTCCCCAGGGATGCTCTAGATGCCCTACACAAGCACCTGGCCCGGCTGCAGGCTGACATCGCCTGCAAGGCCAACTCCATGCTGTTGGACACCAAGTGCATGGACACCCGTCGGAAGCTGACAGTGCCAGCTGAGAAGTTTGTGCCTGAGGTGGACACCTTCACCCGCACCACAAACCGCACCCTGAGTCCACTCAAAAGCCGCCAGCTGGAGCTGGCCTAGCCTCAAGGGGGTAGTGGGAGAGGGAGGTTGGgtgggaaaggaagagagaggggagagagactGAAATTAATAAATGCTCCAGACTGTTCCCTGCTACTCAGCATGTAGCCAGCAGGGAGTGAGAGGGTGCCTGGTCCCCCTGTGTATAAAAATATGGAGGAGCAAAAATGGGGACTATCACTCCCCAAGCGCCATGTTCCAAATCCAACTCCTTCCCCTCCTCTCAGGGAACCCCCTTCTGGGCTAGGTCAGCACCCCGTGGGTCCTAGCAGCACTCCTCCCCAGCTCTGCCCCAACTGGCCAAAGCTGCAAACTTCCCAGCCCTTTTGATGCCTACGGTAGGCCCAGTGGGGGCTAGGGTCGCAAAGGGAGGGTATGGGTGGAGGGGGGAAGGCCTGAGTAGGGGCCGGGGACTAGGGCTGCCATGGGACGGAGTGGGGCTAGGGAGTCAGGGGTGCACCGGACACATAGCGAGGCTTTGGAAAATCAGGACGCCATGCCCACCCCTTTAGTGGCCGTCCCGGCCCGCTGA
This DNA window, taken from Elephas maximus indicus isolate mEleMax1 chromosome 3, mEleMax1 primary haplotype, whole genome shotgun sequence, encodes the following:
- the LOC126071301 gene encoding magnesium transporter protein 1-like, translated to MAVLWWLWHIPLTVVVALLLMAHGAPSDPAQGKKVLAEKVSQLMDWTKKNRVIRMNDTMFYHFVLEPPRNYSMIVMFTALHELRQCVMCKHAAEEFHILANSWQHSSKFTNRIFFAMVDYDQSPEVFRTIQVVSVPNFLHFSAKREFTSDDIYHLEGRGIIAEQMAKWVGERTNVNIRISQPTNDGGLFTLGTILALTGGLVSLLKSEFIFNKTLWAVLGLSFVTVMTSGQMWAHIKGASFAQRDPRTGHMHYIHRASYSQFVAETCIIALFNMCVFLGMVLLDKAATSRMNVVKRKMVCLIGICLVVIFFSWLLSLLRFKLRGYPYRFLMD
- the TEKT2 gene encoding tektin-2 isoform X1; protein product: MTTVSVKPSQRFQLSDWYTNSYLLSTNAERQRDASHQIRQEARVLRNETNNQTIWDEHDNRTRLAERIDTVNRWKEMLDKCLTDLDAEIDALTQMKESAEQNLQAKNLPLDVAIECLTLRDRRRDIDVVNDTVEDELHKEVEVIDATKKALQQKIDQAFEQLCLLQEVRQQLNCDHRGKMETLEIDRGCLSLNVNSPNISLKVNPTRIPNGSSTLQQWDDFSQFSKNRAEAEMKAAIELRETIALTIAETNNELEAQRVATEFAFRKRLREREKVYSELRWQEKNTLEEIAELQEDIRHLEEDLRRKFLSLKLSHTRLESRSYRPNVELCRDQAQYGLTDEVHQLEATISALKQKLAQAQDALDALHKHLARLQADIACKANSMLLDTKCMDTRRKLTVPAEKFVPEVDTFTRTTNRTLSPLKSRQLELA
- the TEKT2 gene encoding tektin-2 isoform X2 — encoded protein: MTTVSVKPSQRFQLSDWYTNSYLLSTNAERQRDASHQIRQEARVLRNETNNQTIWDEHDNRTRLAERIDTVNRWKEMLDKCLTDLDAEIDALTQMKESAEQNLQAKNLPLDVAIECLTLRDRRRDIDVVNDTVEDELHKEVEVIDATKKALQQKIDQAFEQLCLLQEVRQQLNCDHRGKMETLEIDRGCLSLNVNSPNISLKVNPTRIPNGSSTLQQWDDFSQFSKNRAEAEMKAAIELRETIALTIAETNNELEAQRVATEFAFRKRLREREKVYSELRWQEKNTLEEIAELQEDIRHLEEDLRRKFLSLKLSHTRLESRSYRPNVELCRDQGCSRCPTQAPGPAAG